The following proteins come from a genomic window of Gossypium raimondii isolate GPD5lz chromosome 5, ASM2569854v1, whole genome shotgun sequence:
- the LOC105769903 gene encoding laccase-14, with translation MGSEKQGFIWLSGLLFLNIFVLSTADVHYYEFSLQESPFTKLCSTKIILTLNGSFPGPEIRVRRGDTVFVNVHNQGNHAVSLKWEGVKGSIDGSNELIQPGRNFTYKIELKDEIGTLRWHATSAWAAATVHGAFVILPVATEDYPFPAPTSDQTIILGEWFREELTEANQTITPGSADAYTINGHPGETYGCSNDTTFEMQVDYEGLYLVGVINAVANETMVFDIENHRLTIVGQNGTYTNRSFTNSLTLAPGQVIDVLLLPNQNVGHYYITARSSSGTHITNGILRYTTTTTSF, from the exons ATGGGTTCTGAAAAGCAAGGGTTTATATGGTTATCAGGGCTTTTGTTTCTGAATATCTTTGTCTTATCCACAGCCGATGTCCACTATTACGAGTTTTCT TTGCAAGAATCCCCGTTCACAAAGCTGTGTAGCACGAAGATCATCTTGACCCTCAATGGCAGCTTTCCAGGGCCTGAGATTCGGGTTCGCAGAGGGGACACAGTTTTTGTCAACGTCCACAATCAAGGAAACCATGCTGTATCCCTCAAGTg GGAGGGAGTTAAGGGTTCAATTGATGGTTCGAATGAGTTGATTCAGCCAGGGAGAAACTTCACTTACAAGATAGAGTTAAAGGATGAAATAGGAACTCTGAGGTGGCACGCTACCAGTGCTTGGGCTGCTGCAACCGTCCATGGTGCCTTTGTCATTTTGCCAGTAGCCACTGAAGACTATCCTTTCCCTGCACCTACTTCTGATCAAACAATTATACTTG GGGAATGGTTCAGGGAAGAGTTAACGGAAGCTAATCAAACCATAACTCCTGGCTCAGCAGATGCTTACACTATCAATGGCCACCCCGGAGAAACATATGGATGCAGCAACG ATACAACTTTTGAGATGCAAGTAGATTACGAGGGCCTTTACCTTGTTGGCGTAATAAATGCTGTTGCCAATGAAACAATGGTGTTTGACATCGAAAACCACAGATTGACCATTGTCGGACAAAATGGGACCTATACCAATCGTTCCTTTACAAATTCTTTAACCCTAGCCCCAGGCCAAGTTATTGACGTCTTGTTGCTTCCAAACCAAAATGTTGGCCATTATTACATCACTGCTCGATCTTCCTCCGGCACACATATTACCAATGGAATTCTGCGATATACCACCACTACCACTAGTTTTTAA
- the LOC105769893 gene encoding putative 1-phosphatidylinositol-3-phosphate 5-kinase FAB1D has translation MYSMCHYCGAEITKTSEDKRKLENGNALISCSGDPIRSCKLCWERQGREFVKRDGITPYSTPMISPTSSLSSSDRSYSSCSDFSVDVINSYDRVEGDQEFGSKNSHGDLNCLPNGRNPCSEGLGKRLDSSNLMSESDLRDKKDSNDMDIVRDGEITQTSNEQQAKENVIENSARPFVKESGVSQVINGEIDNQIWEPPEPEDPEDDLENSLAYDDDDDEDDECGDGTKWGKPSSLSHTDVGNGRYRFKEEKERAIKEVIDGKFKAIVSQLLKSVGVACSVSDNDSWVDIVTSLSLEAALFLKPDAIDGNAMGPDGYVKVKCIATGSRSQSQLIKGLVFKKRAAHKHMQTKFRNPRLLLIQGALGQSSSGLSSLDSLDEEKGHMKSLSEMIDMCHPNVILVEKTVSRDVQESVLAKGITLVFDMKQHRLKRVACCTGSSIIPSDHLIGQKLKQNDSYKQCDSFHIEKFVEEHACSGEGGKRPSKTLMFLEGCPKHLCCTILLKGSHSEELKKIKCVVQYAVVMAYHLILETSFLIDQKAMFSTIPLTGIADVLPADHESHALEICNMNATCLDESTAETGSHEIDIPISSGLHEEGYHVNGDQILKSGLGDSSALPGILSGLSSISVSLKKVIGSNFPLASTAPHRSLSTYLGLNGVESELTEAVPAMKSFEGSEQLDVESKSGPDQEKSLDDGQPQSFPASSEALLNLNAGGDNNEEKMQNKESINTMLDAQSILVLMSCRNALKGTICEQSHFSHIMFYRNFDVPLGKFLRDNLLNQRSQCSICGELPEAHFYYYAHHNKQLTIQVKRLPKHLPGEAEGKLWMWSRCGKCQTENGMSKSTKRVLISTAARFLSFGKFLELSFSEHNTSCGLSSCGHSPHKDFLYFFGLGPMVAMFSFSSVTTYTVSMPPQQLEFSRSIRPDWLKEESENVYTKGMVMFREVATFLVQIRSQFAGSTLNLKDSLKVFSDVEEMLELEASEFELNIQNAVANNGNANLGSHKLLSLNRLRWDLLLEACIWDRRLHSLLLPDPTVVVAGANNKAVVEQLKLHTDSADGEDNGRESKPIDGDKGSENTGNMKTYSGSLVGGNEFPGDELSSNVPVKKSEGCDSIQGSSTEVENIEKPKVDAVTKSSKPESVVAHDISVCSHFGDENYQAEDAPISGPLQVDRTIPISTDLDDNDSMIDSNESKIHGSPHSLLSSLENVNGWFWMPFSEIRQIYMKDLQRGNVPKFESISSYTPSQIPTGCQLIREEASRLRIPLGTNDYIVSDYKGELSSIIACALALLKDLPAGTEVSNEDGRRDRLVESLRSLSRVPTLTSLHWSSSGSSDSESVSSLSISSEESRFSSFDGLSLLDSLVPPDAHNIEVSLGVSKSLGKGKYSVFCLYANQFRDLRERCCPSELDYIASLSRCRNWDAKGGKSKSFFAKTLDDRFIIKEIKKTEYESFEKFALHYFKYMNQSFESGSQTCLAKVLGIYQVIVRQPKTGKETRHDLMVMENLTFGRNITRQYDLKGALHARFNSAAEGSGDVLLDQNFVNDMNSSPLYVSNQAKRLLQRAVWNDTTFLNSINVMDYSLLVGVDTERRELVCGIIDYLRQYTWDKQLETWVKSSLVVPKNLLPTVISPKEYKKRLRKFMSTYFLSVPDHWCSQGSSDPCQLCGTPNDAWSQPKSLNGISA, from the exons ATGTATAGCATGTGTCATTACTGTGGTGCTGAAATTACAAAGACCAGTGAAGACAAAAGGAAACTGGAGAATGGTAATGCTTTAATCTCTTGTAGTGGAGACCCAATTCGGTCGTGTAAATTATGTTGGGAAAGGCAAGGAAGAGAATTTGTAAAACGAGATGGTATTACTCCATATTCAACGCCAATGATCAGTCCAACTTCTTCATTGTCTAGCAGTGATCGTTCATATTCCAGCTGCA GTGATTTTTCTGTTGATGTAATAAACTCATACGATCG GGTTGAGGGTGACCAAGAGTTTGGTTCAAAAAATAGTCATGGGGATCTCAATTGTCTGCCAAATGGACGAAACCCGTGCTCAGAAGGCCTTGGGAAGAGACTTGATAGCTCAAATCTGATGTCTGAAAGCGACTTGAGAGATAAGAAAGATAGCAATGATATGGACATAGTTAGAGATGGTGAGATAACACAAACTAGTAATGAACaacaagcaaaagaaaatgttatCGAAAATTCTGCTAGACCCTTTGTCAAAGAGAGTGGAGTTTCTCAAGTTATTAATGGTGAAATAGATAATCAAATTTGGGAACCTCCAGAACCTGAAGATCCAGAGGACGACTTGGAGAATTCTCTGGCTTATGATGACGATGATGACGAAGATGATGAATGTGGAGATGGCACAAAATGGGGAAAACCAAGTTCCTTGAGTCATACAGATGTGGGCAATGGACGCTACAGGtttaaagaggaaaaagaaagggCAATTAAAGAGGTGATAGATGGGAAGTTCAAAGCCATTGTCAGTCAACTTCTTAAATCTGTGGGTGTTGCCTGTTCTGTGAGTGACAATGATAGTTGGGTGGATATAGTTACTTCTTTATCTTTGGAAGCTGCACTTTTCTTGAAGCCTGATGCTATTGATGGCAATGCAATGGGTCCAGATGGATATGTGAAAGTGAAATGCATTGCAACTGGTTCTCGCAGTCAAAG CCAATTAATCAAGGGCTTGGTCTTCAAAAAGCGTGCTGCTCATAAGCACATGCAAACTAAGTTCAGGAATCCAAGGCTGTTATTAATTCAGGGAGCCCTTGGTCAATCTTCTAGTGGGTTGTCTTCATTAGATTCACTAGATGAG GAAAAAGGTCATATGAAATCTCTAAGCGAGATGATAGATATGTGTCATCCGAATGTGATATTGGTGGAGAAAACTGTTTCACGTGATGTTCAAGAGAGTGTTCTTGCCAAAGGAATCACACTGGTGTTTGACATGAAGCAACATCGTCTCAAGAGAGTTGCGTGCTGCACTGGCTCATCAATCATACCGTCCGATCATTTGATTGGTCAAAAGCTAAAGCAGAATGACTCCTATAAGCAGTGCGACTCCTTCCATATAGAAAAGTTTGTTGAAGAACATGCTTGCTCTGGTGAAGGGGGAAAACGACCAAGTAAAACATTGATGTTTCTTGAGGGCTGTCCCAAACATCTTTGTTGCACT ATTTTGCTGAAAGGAAGCCATTCTGAAGAACTGAAAAAGATTAAGTGTGTTGTGCAATATGCTGTTGTCATGGCATATCATTTAATCCTTGAAACTTCTTTCCTTATTGATCAAAAGGCAATGTTCTCTACGATTCCTCTAACTGGAATAGCAGATGTGTTGCCAGCTGATCATGAATCCCATGCCTTAGAAATTTGCAACATGAATGCTACTTGTCTTGATGAGTCTACTGCTGAAACTGGTTCACATGAAATTGACATTCCCATTTCCAGTGGATTGCATGAAGAAGGTTACCATGTAAATGGTGATCAAATTCTGAAGTCAGGATTAGGCGATAGTTCTGCTTTACCAGGCATTTTGTCTGGGTTGTCATCCATTTCTGTCTCTCTGAAGAAAGTAATCGGAAGCAATTTTCCTCTTGCATCCACTGCTCCTCATCGGTCATTGTCTACATATTTAGGGTTAAATGGGGTGGAATCTGAGCTCACAGAAGCAGTTCCTGCAATGAAAAGTTTTGAGGGCTCAGAGCAACTTGATGTGGAATCTAAATCTGGTCCTGATCAAGAGAAATCCCTTGATGATGGACAACCTCAATCTTTTCCCGCTTCCTCTGAAGCACTACTTAACTTGAATGCTGGTGGTGATAATAATGAAGAGAAAATGCAAAATAAGGAGAGCATCAACACAATGTTGGATGCACAAAGTATTTTGGTTCTTATGTCTTGCCGAAATGCCTTAAAGGGGACTATATGTGAGCAAAGCCATTTTAGCCATATAATGTTCTACAGGAATTTTGATGTTCCTCTTGGGAAGTTCCTTCGAGATAATTTACTCAATCAG AGAAGCCAATGTTCTATATGCGGTGAACTCCCAGAAGCTCACTTCTACTATTATGCACATCATAATAAGCAGCTAACAATACAAGTTAAACGGCTTCCTAAGCATTTACCTGGGGAAGCTGAGGGAAAACTCTGGATGTGGAGTCGCTGTGGCAAGTGTCAAACTGAgaatggaatgtcaaaatctaCGAAAAGAGTGCTAATTTCAACTGCTGCACGTTTTCTCTCATTTGGAAAGTTCTTGGAGCTCAGCTTTTCTGAACACAATACATCCTGTGGATTATCCAGCTGTGGCCATTCTCCACACAAGGATTTTCTATATTTCTTTGG GTTAGGCCCTATGGTTGCAATGTTTAGTTTTTCTTCAGTTACCACTTATACTGTGTCCATGCCTCCACAACAGCTGGAGTTTAGCAGGTCAATCAGACCAGATTGGCTGAAGGAAGAATCCGAGAAT GTTTACACAAAAGGAATGGTAATGTTCAGAGAGGTTGCAACCTTTTTGGTTCAGATAAGGTCTCAGTTTGCGGGTtcaaccttaaaccttaaagaTTCCTTAAAAGTATTCTCTGATGTTGAAGAGATGCTGGAACTGGAAGCTTCTGAATTTGAG CTAAACATCCAGAATGCTGTTGCAAATAATGGGAATGCAAACTTGGGTTCTCACAAACTCCTCAGCTTGAACAGACTAAGGTGGGACCTTCTTCTGGAAGCATGCATTTGGGATCGACGCCTGCATTCTCTGCTGTTGCCTGATCCGACAGTAGTAGTTGCTGGTGCCAACAACAAAGCAGTGGTGGAGCAACTGAAGTTGCATACTGATAGTGCTGATGGAGAGGACAATGGTAGAGAAAGCAAACCTATAGATGGTGATAAAGGTTCTGAAAATACTGGAAATATGAAAACTTATTCAGGTTCTTTGGTTGGAGGTAATGAATTTCCTGGTGATGAATTATCTTCAAATGTTCCTGTTAAAAAATCTGAAGGATGTGACAGCATACAAGGGAGTTCTACTGAGGTTGAAAACATTGAAAAGCCAAAAGTAGATGCTGTTACGAAATCATCCAAACCAGAGTCCGTTGTGGCACATGATATTTCTGTTTGTTCCCATTTTGGTGATGAGAACTATCAAGCAGAGGATGCACCTATATCAGGTCCTTTACAAGTGGATAGAACAATCCCAATTTCCACTGATCTTGATGACAATGATTCTATGATTGATTCAAATGAATCAAAGATTCATGGATCTCCGCATTCCTTACTATCCAGTTTAGAAAATGTAAATGGATGGTTCTGGATGCCTTTTTCTGAAATCAGACAGATATACATGAAGGACCTTCAAAGAGGAAATGTCCCCAAGTTTGAATCCATTAGTAGTTATACTCCATCACAAATACCCACAGGCTGTCAATTAATCAGGGAGGAAGCATCAAGGCTACGCATACCTCTAGGAACTAATGATTATATTGTATCAGATTATAAAGGTGAACTCTCGAGTATAATTGCTTGTGCATTGGCATTGCTGAAAGATCTGCCTGCTGGAACTGAAGTGTCCAATGAGGATGGGAGGAGAGATAGACTAGTTGAAAGTTTACGAAGCCTAAGTCGTGTTCCTACTTTAACATCCCTGCATTGGTCGTCCAGTGGTTCCTCTGATTCAGAGTCTGTCTCTAGTCTGAGTATTTCTTCAGAAGAGTCGCGCTTCTCCAGTTTTGATGGGTTAAGCTTGTTGGATTCTCTAGTTCCTCCTGATGCGCATAACATAGAGGTTTCTCTAGGGGTTTCAAAATCACTTGGGAAGGGTAAATACTCGGTATTTTGTTTATATGCTAACCAGTTCCGTGATCTTCGAGAGCGGTGCTGCCCTTCAGAGCTTGATTATATTGCTTCCCTTAGCCGATGCAGAAATTGGGATGCCAAAGGAGGGAAGAGCAAGTCCTTTTTTGCTAAAACACTTGATGATAGgtttattataaaagaaatcaagaaGACAGAATATGAATCATTTGAGAAGTTTGCTTTACATTATTTCAAGTACATGAACCAATCATTTGAGTCTGGAAGCCAAACTTGCCTTGCTAAAGTTCTTGGGATTTATCAG GTAATAGTAAGACAGCCTAAAACAGGGAAAGAGACAAGACATGATCTTATGGTGATGGAGAATCTTACCTTTGGTAGAAATATTACTCGCCAGTATGATCTTAAAGGGGCCTTGCATGCTCGATTCAATTCAGCTGCTGAGGGTTCTGGAGATGTTCTTTTGGATCAGAACTTTGTCAATGACATGAATTCCTCTCCATTATATGTTAGTAATCAAGCCAAGCGTCTCTTGCAACGGGCTGTATGGAATGACACAACTTTCCTCAAT TCAATCAATGTAATGGATTATTCTTTACTTGTTGGGGTGGATACGGAGCGGCGGGAGCTTGTATGTGGGATCATTGATTATCTCAGGCAGTATACTTGGGACAAACAACTGGAGACATGGGTTAAGTCTTCATTGGTTGTTCCTAAGAATTTGTTGCCAACTGTGATTTCTCCCAAGGAATATAAGAAAAGACTCAGAAAGTTCATGTCAACTTACTTTTTGAGTGTCCCTGATCACTGGTGTTCACAGGGATCCTCTGACCCTTGCCAACTGTGTGGCACTCCAAATGATGCCTGGTCTCAACCCAAGTCCCTAAATGGTATTTCTGCCTAG
- the LOC105765774 gene encoding putative clathrin assembly protein At1g33340: MGLADEEAASVSSSLNILGGYMFEKEHLWVNQKKKKMGVHIQNKIRLALGSVKDHASIGKAMIYNHHDRKAFSDIEIAVLRATGHDNGPIGDKYMHEILFLVSNSPGSIPFLAERISRRLCKTRHRLVALKTLSLIHRLLRGGNRCFEQQLRSAHVSGHLQMSTNSFRKCSDPWSSFLRSYAAYLEERVGWAINQAGKLEPVMFNGLEFGCYEEKSVDMVFRKLPKCQAFIDRVLDCSPRDIVPVADSLAQAALVNTLKESFQVYIMLCDGIEILINMFFDLTRPARALACDILKRASRQSKELHDLYETCKRVMENKNLEYPNVQIITMDHVLALEQCSSFMSTSTSTTPPPLSDCLTTLGKESKKEGNGDNGPSSSQFSCTMETKISKVWVVFEEDDGELQVPMAMDIV; encoded by the exons ATGGGATTGGCAGATGAAGAAGCGGCTTCAGTTTCCTCATCGCTGAACATATTAGGGGGATATATGTTTGAAAAGGAGCATCTATGGG TaaatcaaaagaagaaaaaaatggggGTACACATACAGAACAAGATCCGCCTAGCTCTTGGGTCAGTGAAGGATCATGCATCCATCGGTAAGGCCATGATATACAACCACCACGACCGAAAAGCCTTTTCCGATATAGAGATCGCTGTGCTGCGAGCAACCGGCCACGATAACGGTCCCATAGGAGACAAATACATGCATGAGATCCTTTTCCTCGTCTCCAACTCGCCGGGGTCCATCCCTTTCCTCGCCGAAAGGATTTCACGGCGCCTCTGCAAGACTCGACACCGCCTCGTTGCTCTCAAAACGCTTTCTCTCATCCACCGTCTCTTGCGAGGTGGCAACCGTTGCTTCGAACAACAGCTGCGTAGCGCTCATGTTTCGGGTCATCTCCAGATGAGCACCAACAGTTTTCGCAAGTGTTCGGATCCTTGGTCTTCGTTCCTGCGCAGCTACGCGGCTTATCTGGAAGAACGAGTGGGATGGGCCATTAACCAAGCCGGGAAACTCGAACCGGTTATGTTCAACGGCTTGGAGTTCGGGTGTTACGAGGAGAAGTCGGTGGATATGGTGTTTCGTAAGTTACCCAAATGTCAAGCGTTTATAGACAGGGTCTTGGATTGTTCGCCGCGTGATATCGTGCCTGTTGCAGACAGCTTAGCTCAAGCGGCCTTGGTCAACACCTTGAAAGAGAGCTTCCAGGTTTACATCATGCTTTGTGATGGCATCGAAATCCTCATCAACATGTTCTTCGATTTAACAAGACCAGCCAGAGCTTTGGCCTGCGACATACTCAAGAGAGCTTCACGCCAAAGCAAGGAGCTTCACGATCTGTATGAAACCTGCAAAAGAGTTATGGAAAACAAGAATCTCGAGTATCCCAATGTGCAGATAATCACCATGGATCATGTTTTGGCATTGGAACAGTGCTCTAGCTTTATGTCAACGAGCACCTCAACAACACCTCCTCCACTATCCGATTGCCTAACAACGTTGggtaaagaaagtaaaaaggaaGGGAATGGAGATAATGGGCCATCATCATCTCAGTTTTCATGCACTATGGAAACCAAAATAAGCAAGGTTTGGGTTGTTTTCGAAGAAGACGATGGTGAATTACAGGTGCCTATGGCTATGGATATTGTTTAA